The following nucleotide sequence is from Siniperca chuatsi isolate FFG_IHB_CAS linkage group LG2, ASM2008510v1, whole genome shotgun sequence.
TGGCCTGCTGTGCAGCAGCCTGCgcctcctgcagctgctgctgctgttggaccAGCGCTGCGAGCTCCTGCTGGGTCAACATGATGGGGATGTTGGTGGGTTGCTGGCTCTCTCCAGTGGAATCGCCCTCATCTGTAACAGaacatatttaaaaattcaTACAAACTACCACCACGACAACATCATGAGAAACTGTAAAACCATAGTGGAGGTTGCAGTCGTTACAGAGCTAGAGCCAACTACTGCTGTTTCTGCTGAGAAACTGCTGTTAATTGTTTGGAATTCCTTCCATGCCTTTTACCCTATTAATTACAGCCTAACCTTGATACATGACACTACGGTTCAAAATCAAGGCAAAACCAAGTTTGCAGAGAATTCTGACTATACAAGACCATGGTTGAACTCACTCATTACGGCTTGCTGAGCTGCCTGGAGGACAGCCTGGATAGCAAGAGCCTGGGCTTCTTCAGTGGCTGCAGCCTGAGCGgcggcctctgctgctgcagtcacagcCAGCTCCTCGTCCGACAGCCCCGTCACCATGAGCGTGGCTGCCTGACCCTCAGACATCAGCTCTGAGGGCAGATTCAAGGCTGTTGCTGCGGCTGCTTCTCCCTGAAAGACCACATTACAGGTCATATACACACGTAATATGTATTTGATTGAACGGTCAAGCTAACACTGGCTCTTTGTGTGACATTACACTGAATTTACCTCTGCTTGCGTCTCCATAGCGGTGGCTCCCTCCTCTGCAGGTGCAGCTTCTGCTGATGCTGTCTCATCAGTTTGCATGGGTTCCTCTGTGGAGCTGGCAGCAGTACTCACACCCTCTGTGATTGATGAGATCGActggagagaaacaaagatACAGATTGATTACAATGGGGAAAAACACGTTTCTCTTACATAATCAGATTCAGACATGCATCCTTAAAACAGACATCTGCCGAGATTACCACTACTCAGTAGTGGTGATTGGAGTATTTGCTAATTCTGCCAGTAAATTAGTGCGTTTCTTACAGGTACAGAGGGTCCGGGGGCTGGTGTAGACTGGGTGACAGTAGTGATGGCCCTGCCCTGGGTGGTGGTAACCATGCCAGTTGCTGCAGTGGTGGAGGCCACTTCTGTGCTGCTGGTACTTTCTgctccctcctctgtctgctgGGCTGCTTATAGATACAAAAACATCATTTAAGTCTGACTATGTACCAATACATTTCTTTCACGTCCTGGATGCAACACAAGCATCTAGCATGTGGCAAATCAGCCCTTCTGGACGTGAAACTATTTTTGCGGTTTCTGTTACAAgggtgaaaacaaaatatacctGTGCCTTCGCCTGTCTCCATGTTGCAGGTGGCAGTGGTGGCTGTGTTGGTGGTCCCCGTCTCGTGTGTTTCGCAGGGTGGGTTGGAGCACACCCTCTGGACCAGGCCTGTCGTTGTGCTGGTCTGGTCGCCTCCCATGCTGGAGGTGGCTGTGGATGGGGTGCTGGTGGTCCCCGTCTCGTGTGTTTCGCAGGGTGGGTTGGAGCACACCCTCTGGACCAGGCCCGTCGCTGTGCTCGTCTGGTCGCTTCCCATGCTGGATGTGGCTGTTGATGGGGTGTTGGTGGTCCCAGTCTCGTGTGTTTCGCAGGGTGGGTTCGAGCACACCCTCTGCGTGGTGCCCGTCTGGCCTGTGTTCATGTTAGATGACGCCTGGGTGGCTGTGTTGGTGGTGCCTGTCACATGAGTCTCACAGGGTGGGTTGGAGCACACCTTCTGGACTCCTCCCATGTTAGCCGATGCTGTGGTAGCTGTGTTAGTTGTCCCAGTTTCATGGGTCTCACAGGGTGGGTTGGAGCACACCTTCTGGACTCCTCCCATGTTAGCCGATGCTGTGGTAGCTGTGTTAGTTGTCCCAGTTTCATGGGTCTCACATGGTGGGTTGGAGCACACACGCAGCGCAGACATATTTGAAGATGCAGTTGTGGCTGTGTTGGTGGTGCCTGTTTCGTGGGTCTCACAGGGCGGATTAGAGCACACCTGTCCTGCTCCAATTGTAGCAGAGGAGGTGGTGGCTGTGTTGGTGGTTCCGGTCTCGTGGGTCTCGCAGGGCGGGTTAGAGCAGACCAGGGTGACGGTCCCAGAGCcctctccagctgctccagccTCAGTGGAGCTGGGCTGCTCAGAGGTTGGTGAAGCCAGGATGGACACTGGTAGATCCTGCACTGGCTGAGCTTCTACACCACTGGGGGTTGTGATCAGAGTCACCTGGGTGGGCTGGTTCTGGGCAGAAGAGCGTAAAGCAATGTCATTTAAGTCATACAGCATGTTtcttacacaaaaataaatatttttattttatctctctctAGCTCGTAtcagatacatttttcataagCAATAGGCATGAACGCCCTAAccgttgcatttttttttcttaggtTGTAATTTAATGTCCTCTCACTAAAATGCTAAATACAACCTGATGGACCACGCAGGGTCTTACCTGCACTGTCATGGTAGAGGAGGGCTGTGTGGAGGCAGAAGTCAGGCTGGTCTGAGCAGCTGACACAGTTATGGCAGATGGGCTAATGACCTGGCTGGACAGGGTAGCGATGGTTCCCAGTGTCGTGATGGGGGTAACCAGAGAGGCGTTGGAACTGTCCACCGTGCCTCCTGCCAGGCTACTGGAGACCGTACCAGTGACTGTCCCAAGAGTGGTGACACCTGGAACGAAGAAAAGTGGCATTAAAAGATAATAAGATAAGGATCATCCAATAATAAATACTTGAAAACAAATCACAAGAACATAGTTATTCTTACCAGTAGTCCCCTTGACAACCAGAGTGGTGACAGTGGGCTTAACGGCAGACACTGTCACTGGTGTAACAAGTCGAACACCACCCACTGTGCTCATGGGCACAGTGCGCAAAATAGTGCCAGGTTGCCCAGGAGCACCCTTCAAAACCACCTAGAGACCCAGAACTCAGAGTTAGTCTCCTCAGGTGCAACATTAATGGACAGCACAACAAAGATTATATCTATAAAGACCACCACAAAAACAGAATCAGTTTACCTGTGTCAGACCCTGTTGGCCAGCTGCAGTGGCAAGTTTGGGCACTGCAGTGATGATTTTACCAGGAGTTCCAGTAGTCATCACCTTTGTGGTAAGGATTGTGATAGGCGTTTTCATGCCTGCACTGCTTGTTACACCTGCAAGGACAAAAGCATGTATGCCTGAAATCAATTTGTTAATTTACACCAttctttgcatttgtttttattcacgCTAATTGCCAAAATGTTTAAGCTGTTGCAGGGAACAACATTAAAAGACAATCAAACTTTAGGCTTCATCATCACTACTTCTGTTGTGGTATATCATCACCACTCATCTGGAAATTCAACCAGATGACAACAAGCACAGCAAATCATTTGATCTAGATGTTCATACAAAAAACCTGAACCAGATGAACATCACTTATTTTGAAGTACTGATCTCAGTCATAAATGTACAGGCTGTTGTGATATGTAGTTGTGACAATGTAAACGTGAGTTGATTTTAGACCTGTAGCTCCAGGCTGGGTCATGATGGCCGACATGGGGATGGTCTTAATAATGGTGGTGCCCTGCTTGGTGGTGGTAGGAGAGACACCGCTGATGTTGAGGATAGTGGGCTTGTTTCCTGTGCCCCCTGCCTGGGAAGTGGTGATGATGGTTGTGGGCTTGCCATCTGCGGAGGTCACCAGCTTCAGGATAGTGCCAGCTGGGAGGGGACCCTTTGTCTGGGGAGAGAGGCACACGTTATGCAAACCATTTGGAGAAAGACATCTGGTACCTGTCTCAGGAGTTTTAAGCTACctcctgtttttttcctgcaCTCATGCAGATAGCTGACCTGTATGATCTGTGTGAGAGGGTTAGTGGAAGCCTGGCCTGTTACAGCTGATGTCTGCACTGGCTTGGTTTGTACCACAGACATCATCTTGCCAAGGTTGGAGATCTGCCGACATAGGAGAGAGACTCAAGTTCATGAGTCACCAGAAAACATCGGACAGCACAGGGAGTTCAGTGGGAAGGTGGACCACCAAACTGGTGGCTCTAACTGACCGACAGTCATGCAGATCACTAACATCATGCTCCCTGTTTTCTTAGTAGAGTTCTCCAACAGTCACTGTAGGCAAACCTTTACTCCCTCCACTACTGGTTCAAGCTCAGTGTATTGATGTCACCATCTTGTgacaagaaataaataacaaaacgCACACACCAAGTGTGAAAAAGCAATTTACAGAACCCATGATTTTTAGCATGCGTGTGAAAGCACCAAAGGGTGCTCTCAGAGGGTCAGTGTTTCAGTATTACATTATCACAATTTCATTGTGCTACAGAGTCCTGTTTTCTTACCAGAGTGCCACTGCTGCCCATGGTGAGGGGACTCTTGACCAGAGTGATGGTCTTGGTGACTCCTCCCACCACAGTGGTTACAACCTGGGCCTGCTGGGCCACTGTGACTGCGCCAGACTTGTGCACAGTGATGATGGgtctggtggtggtgggagagGAAGCAGTTGCTGTGCCCACCTGGGCTGCAGCAGTTTTCAGCATCCGGGTGGCCGGGTTACTGAcctacaaacacaacattatttTAAGAATTGACCTGTGACAGACAGAATGCACACTATGTTAGAAATGAGAATGTGATCTGTACCATGACTGGAGAAGCCACTTTCATTGTGGTTGTgccaggggaaacagctacTGTTTTGAGAATGGTGGCACCTGCAGGAACATTGAGGACAGTGCCTGCAGAGGAGGGTGGGATCTTCTGtgttgctgcagctgctgcagctaaAGCTGCCATGCCACTCATCTGAGGGCTACTGCCAATTGGCTGAATATGTAAAAAGTAAACAATTGTTGAACACATTTGCTCATCTGACAATGATATATACTTTACGCCAAATtttaaacaagataaaatgtacaaaactgCTCATACCGATCCTTGGGTGGTCTGGGCGGGCACTACCATTCGAACACCTGGAGGAAGGGATGTCACGGTGACAGGGGATTTCCCAGGTTGGCTGGGGCGAACTGTGACAACGGATGCACCTGTGGCAGACTGTTGAGCTGCAACCttcaaaacagctgtaaaataagTGATTATTAGACTTTATGTGCAGTGGTTTTGCAGTTGTTGAGCTTTCTGATGTAGTGACAGCAATCAATAGGACGAGTTGGAAAAGAGGGATCATTGGTCACTGCTGTAATACCTGTCTGTGGTAGGCTCTGAGCAGAgggtgctgcagcagctggtgCGGGGCTCTTTGGGGAGTTCACAGGCAGCGAGGGAGTTGCACTCATGACTGGTGAGGCTGCAGCTGGAGTTGCAGGGATGTCATATTTCTGCAGCTGCAGTAAGTAGGTGTCAGCAGTTGAGACGGCACCCCAGCTCACCTCCAGAGAGTTTGTGTTGGCACGGACTAACTGCACCCTGGCAGGGGCATGTGGCCGCTCTGGTGAGGTGGAGAACAAGAAATTTAACAACAATGACACTATTTGACAACCTACGCCACTTAAGTCACTTTAAATGACGAAACCAATCATGTAGCAGCCAGGGCTCCATTCACCACTATCCTGGAACCGCcccaaaaaacaattttaaccgCCTCGAAGTGAATGTAAACCGtctcaaaatcaaaatgttgtttctttactttgttagtATCATCTATAGTTGTTAGTGGCATAATgaaaacaccattaaaatgttgcggaaataaataattatagtTATTTTCCATTATCTCCAGTCAAAGAAAtaggtttaaaacaaacagaattttaaaaatgaaatagaaCACAATTTAGTAACAAGCGTTTGTCATCACGACCACATGGCCCACGCAAACACGTTAAGGTAGATTGATAAGACAGAACTGATGCATGTCATTCAGGcttacataaaatcatattgtgaacattaCTGTCCATGCTGGCAATTACTTGTCAACTAGGAAAGCTACCATGGCTTTCTCCCTGTAGGCCAacattattgtttgttttgtcagctgacaattacgtgttgctgctgctggctgacagattacactccatttaaacagttttcccaGCCCTCGCCGTTAAGCGGTGCATGGCGGGCTGAAATGGAGCGGACCCAGTGCTTATCTCTGCTAGCTGTAAACACACCTCAGGACTCTGCTGCCCACCAGCTGCTAACAACTAACTAGCTCTCCTCCTGCCGATTTCAACACGggtttgttgttcacaatgtagcattatcaggggaaAAATAATACTCACAGCCAGGGTAGCACCTGGCtgaagttagctagctagtagcGAGCAGCTGGCTAGACTGATTCCATCAAATGACATGCTGAATCTGTAACCAGCGCAACATATTTGCGCGGTCCTGCCAGCAAGCCCTTTGTGACTGAGGGGATAGATGGACCGGTACCGCAGGAACATTtcaaaatcttcacattttttgTGGGTCTCGTGCTGAAGACACGCTCTGCTGTAGTCAGCGCTcggttcagtttgtcatttgctaaGAGATagttacacatacatacacacatacaaaaatccTTTTCGCCCCAGGGAAGATCTCTGTTCTtcccaaacacattttctatcatCCCTGGGACGACAGGACActgttagtctggagccctggtTGCAACACACCTACCTGTTTCCAGGTACCACAGGTCTTTACAACAGACTTGGTTGTTCCAAGCTTTACGATAACCGTCACGGCCACTCCAAACATAGAGTCTGGAATTGATGGCCACAGCACAGTGGCCAGCACGGGCCCTGGGGATGTTGTCTTCAAGAGTATCCATCAATACTGTCTCCCAACACATGGTGTCTACAGCCAAACATATGGTACAAAAATTAACAACAGAGAAGCCCATTTTATTCAAACTTTTTCAAATTGAAAtcttgtaaaataaatacagttacaCAAACCAAGATTTAGGCAGGCAAGAGTGTTTGTGCACTTCCACTCCTTCTCGTGTGTGGCCACTTTGACATCATCCATTACCAAAGGAACCCATCCTCCAAAAACATACATCCTGCACAGTGAGAAAATGAAATCACAGTGAGATGCTGCTACCAATCACAGCCGGCTCTCTACTGGGAATTGAAACATGATTAAATACAACATTCAATATGTTATTGCGTCAGTGCAGCAGTTGTCTCACTTGTTTGTGATGGTGGTAGCAGAGTGAAGACTTCTGGGGAGCGGTGCTGTTCCATTTACTGATGGTTTGTTCCATGTCAGGGTATCTGGAGACAATGACAAGCAATAGGATGTTATACAAAAGCCCCAATGTATTCTGACAAGCAACCAGATAAATTAAAGCACCACAGACGAGGCAAATTCACACACATAATTGTCAAATATTGACTTTTTAGTCCTCTCTGAAAGTGTGGGACTCCAAGGGTAATGATGTTCAATCTCCTTTGGTCTGACTGGGTGTTAATAGCAGCACTGTCTCTGAGTGGCACCAGCAgggcatttaaaatgtttgtgctgTCATTTTCCCATTCACACTTTTAAAAACCCACCAATATCAAGTGTCCACAGATCTCCAAGACGACAACCACTCATCCCTCCATAGATTATCAGGCGAGATTTCCTGCTCGTCTTTTCTGTGTATACAACAGCAGTGTGGCTCTCACGGGGAGGAGGCAGAACTCCATATGTGATTGGAATATCCCATCCAACCACACTGGAACCTGCACGAAGCTCAAGTGTGTACAGATCATTCAGGTATctgagaaattaaaaaacacacaacattagTCACACTCATGTTGCTGGTTGAACAGGAATCTCAAGCAGTTGTGTATCAAAGGGCACTAATGGTTCCTGCTGGAAAAACATGGGTACCTGGGAATGTTGTTTTTTGGGTCCTCACTGTCATTGGCTAGTCCACCAAACAGGTAGCATTTGTTGCCAACCAGGGAAAAACTGTGGCCAAGACGAGGACAAGGAGGGGGGCCATTCTTCGGGTTTTTTGCTTTCAACTTTTTCCATTCCCATCTGCTGGCCTGTAACAGAAACCATGGTCAAAACAACAGATTGATTGATTAGGTCTTATCAGAAGCTGTAACAAACAAGTCACAAGTTGACCTCATTGACAATCTAATAAGATTTTGTGTCAAAACTGTGACTGGaacaatacatacatatatatatatatatatttatatatattttttttttactattttaaatattgcattaatttattcatttcttaaatttcattttatatttgtctattcTATTGACTGAAAATTCATCTGGATTGGGACACAGGCTACCTACTTTATATCATAACCAGAAACAGAGCATATTTAACTTTAACTTCCTTCACTGTGCACATAGTGAAGCTTTTACAAGTAGGAGAACACAGACGTGTTTTTGGCAGGGCACTTGTCAGGATTGGTTAATTATATCTGGTTAAACTAAACATAATTAAAGAGCAGAATAATTTGAACAGAATAACATTACCTCTTAAGACATCCCCTTCTTTCTCAAACTGTGACTAGTAGTTTGTGTTGTAAACTTATTTGTCTCCATTTGATACTTACATAtgctacaataacagttatttcaaataaaactaaCATATCTGGAAAGGTTAACTATATTTAAATTAACCTAATCCATCAAACTACTTTAATTTTGAAACACACATTATCTTATTGTGCAAATGTGATACAAAAATGGGTCTTATTTCCCATAGATTACCTGTAGTTCATAGAGATCGTTGCTGTACTTTCCATACTCCACCATGCCACCAAACACCAGCAATCTTGTGCCATCACAGACAAAACCATATGCAGCACAACCAGGGGGGATATCACCACGGACTGCTGGGATAAACCACTGGTTTGTCGctagaaattaaaaacacaataatgacAGTGATGTTATCAGTTTACCCATATCAAGTCATTCAAATTACAAAGGATGTTTATGTTATGAATATGGGTGTAAGCGCTTTGTGTATTTGCCCTGAACCGTTCGGTACGGTATGTGCCTTCCTCAGTTCGGTACGCCCTGTGACCAAAACTATTACTGTTAAAATAGTCTATTAATGTCTACTACTTGCATGCatggaacagaaattctagagcgcGAGTTTTGCCCGGTTTTACTAACATTTTAGCAGTgcaccagttgctgtctatcagctgtagcatgctagtcggcttagcccggttagtcaagctcatgtagtatCGCTGCCTCTGAATAGTAAACAATGAGAGAGTTGGAGGATCCTCcctgacatttagatccactgtatgggagcattatgGTTTCCCCAGTTAGTTATGATGGGCAACTATGAGAGTCAAACTGTATGCCAACATTGTTTAACTGAACTTCTCCTCACAGCGTCCAGGCAGCCTCTACACTTCAGATTCAGGCCGTGCCAAAACagtaactaatgctataggagtattTATCGCTGCAGATATGCGACCATACTCGTCGTAGAGAATAAAGAATTTAAGaatatggtcaaagtgctttagccccgctacaatgtgccttcacgtgtgcatttcagtcagtcCCTTGTGCCTGCCGTGTATAAACCAGAAgaagctgcagttgttcaggaattatcaacagagTCTTACAATGGAGCATTATTTCTTCttgacaatatgacagtatttgagtgcattaactATTACAGAAAAATTCAATGAGCAACTgtcaaatgtttacatttttcaaaataaattacaaaaatacatttttggatttCCCTGCTGTACCAAAAATGTACCAAACCCTGACcctaaaaccgaggtacataccgaaccatgaattttgtgtaccattACACCCCTAGTTATGAACTAAACAAGCCTGTGAATTACTGGCTAGTATAACCTCTAAACAACTCTATTATTAACACTGGAACATAAACCAAAATCTGCATTTAAGGAAGGGGACACATATACCAGATCTGCTGAATTTGTCTGTCCTTATTGGTTTATGTGCATGAGAGTGGGGTAGAGGATATGCTTAAACCAACCAGcatcatccattttattttagccCGCCTTTTTTATCTTGCATTTAAACCATTTCTCCAGCAGAGGGGGACAAATGTATTAAGACACGGATCTCTTGGCCTGCTGAGGCCTGTACGCTACTTAGTTCTGCACATCACGAATTGATCTTTAGAAATAAAAGAGAACTGCTTTAAGGCCAAGACTTAATGTGAAAATGCGTTGTATGTTATTTCGCatttgaagatttttttaagtaaaacattATGGCTACTGCAAAAAACAATCACTAAAGTTATACATGCAAAGTTAAACTTACCGGTGTTGTATACATGTAATTCATCCACAATCCCTTCGTTTCCACCGCCAAAGACAACCATAAGCTCCTTTATAGCCACAGCTCTGTGTCCATGTCTGGGCCGGGGAACAGGACCGGACCATCCGAGGACCCGTTTCCATCGCGGCTGCAGAACCGACGTCGTGGTCCCAGACACCGCGGAGCCAGGGGCAGACATGACTTCTGTCAGTGGGAATAATAAAGGAGCATTTGTCTTAACTGTTGAATTAACCGTGATATTTTCACGTTAACGACTGTATAACCTCAACAGCAGCATCTGACCGTGCACTGCAGCTAACTTCTAAAACAGTTTGTGCGTTCATAGCAGCTGAGAAAGCTCTATAGTTAGCAGTTAGCTTTGGTTAATGAACAttcaacacaaaaaaactaaatcggAGTAAGAGCATTCGAGCAACTGCCGGTTCACAATCCTTGATATAGATTTGACGCTGCCGTTGAGCTAAGAAATACATTACTTTTCCAACACCAAAGTTTTGTCTTAGCTAGTTGTTTCTAACCATTGAATTCAATCTATGGAAGCAGCCATCTTGCAACCAAACAAACCCCCGCTAACGCTACTGCCAGTCTGAAAAATGGCGGAAGcgaatgagaaagaaaaatacatgatAGCTAGCCAACTACACCAGCAAACaaatacactgaaataaaaaaagcaataaattaATAGCAGGCCAACAAAGCAGAACAATATATAGTTGCAAAAAATAGTTAATAAACAGTTAGAACCGTTAGCAAGAGTCGGCTATTTTCATGCTTCTCTGGGAGTCGCCAtattgtagctagctagcttagcatTCTCTGCAACCCCTTTAACATTGTTATTAACATTAGATCAACATTTGAAGCTTACGTTAACAGTCGCAACAGTGTGAAACCACGTGTCTCAAGTTCCATCGAACAACTTACTGAAATATACTAACGCGTAAGTGCAATCGTTGTATTCAAATGGATTCTTGCGTTAGCTATACTCCGTTAGCACTAGCGGCTACTTGCTCAACCTAATTTGCCCAAGCTAACAGCGTTAGCTGGACGGCTGGCATCTGTCAAAGCGTCGCCAGATTTTACAATTAAATGCAATGGAATTTCGTTTTATTCTGACATGCATATTTTACCTGATACAAATGTAGTTGCAACACCACTCTTAAAACGCAGCTAAGCGGAGTTAAAAGGCATAAACAGAGTGTTATTATGTTTCATGCCGTCTCTGGAAGCAGCCATCTTTTCGACAATCGGCCTAGTTCTACAGCTCCCACAAGAAAAATGGCCGGACGGTATGccacaacaaaacataacaaaccGAAAAACGTGcatatgttttaaaattttacttacttatttcGATGCAGTAATCGCAAAAACACGGGTATGTGGTTTTATTTTGCGGCAATAATCCAAATTCATTCGATTTGTGAAGAAGTATTTCCTCTCATGCCTGCCTGGAAGCTGCCATCTTCTTGACAACCAGAGGCGGAGGAAAATGGAAGAGAGTTGGCGTCACCCAAAGTAAAGATGGCGACAGAGACCCGCTCGCGAACCGTTTCAGATAGAAACGTATATACCGTTTTTGTTATTTACCATCGTGAACAGGCGAAGGATACTCTGTATGGTGAGGTGCTTCAAAGAACACTTGAAATCTATATAAAGTAAACATATCACGAGTTTCACCAAATTACAATAAGTTGTGTTATAGCACTAGGCTTATTGTCCCTTACTAAAGATGGCGACATCCGTGCTGGAAccacttttattttaatattgtaggtGATGCTGATTTTGTTCAGCCCGAAACCTATTTAgatatgcacatacatgcacaataATAGTGTAAAAGCACTAATTTACAGATTTAACGCTCACATATATTAATGTTGCCACGCCCACATCCACAATTAGTGCGCCCTCCACTGATACAACTACTGCATTACTAAAATACCATCCACATCAATTAGCTACCCAATTGTCCCTCTTTTCAAAACGTATACGGTCAGTCACATTTTTCTGCTAGACTCATACTGAAAAGGGCAAGACAGTGCTCTAATATGgggaagtgttttttttttttattaattttttttttttgtcagcaggTCTGGTTGTAGCCTACAGGTGTATTTAACTGTTGCCCAAACTGAAAAGGCAGTCTGTTTCACAAGATATTCCCCATTAATTTTAAAACTGGCCTCTTGAATACAGATAGGATTACCAATGACACAATCTAATTAGGAGCATTATTGTACAATATG
It contains:
- the hcfc1a gene encoding host cell factor 1a isoform X1, which gives rise to MSAPGSAVSGTTTSVLQPRWKRVLGWSGPVPRPRHGHRAVAIKELMVVFGGGNEGIVDELHVYNTATNQWFIPAVRGDIPPGCAAYGFVCDGTRLLVFGGMVEYGKYSNDLYELQASRWEWKKLKAKNPKNGPPPCPRLGHSFSLVGNKCYLFGGLANDSEDPKNNIPRYLNDLYTLELRAGSSVVGWDIPITYGVLPPPRESHTAVVYTEKTSRKSRLIIYGGMSGCRLGDLWTLDIDTLTWNKPSVNGTAPLPRSLHSATTITNKMYVFGGWVPLVMDDVKVATHEKEWKCTNTLACLNLDTMCWETVLMDTLEDNIPRARAGHCAVAINSRLYVWSGRDGYRKAWNNQVCCKDLWYLETERPHAPARVQLVRANTNSLEVSWGAVSTADTYLLQLQKYDIPATPAAASPVMSATPSLPVNSPKSPAPAAAAPSAQSLPQTAVLKVAAQQSATGASVVTVRPSQPGKSPVTVTSLPPGVRMVVPAQTTQGSPIGSSPQMSGMAALAAAAAATQKIPPSSAGTVLNVPAGATILKTVAVSPGTTTMKVASPVMVSNPATRMLKTAAAQVGTATASSPTTTRPIITVHKSGAVTVAQQAQVVTTVVGGVTKTITLVKSPLTMGSSGTLISNLGKMMSVVQTKPVQTSAVTGQASTNPLTQIIQTKGPLPAGTILKLVTSADGKPTTIITTSQAGGTGNKPTILNISGVSPTTTKQGTTIIKTIPMSAIMTQPGATGVTSSAGMKTPITILTTKVMTTGTPGKIITAVPKLATAAGQQGLTQVVLKGAPGQPGTILRTVPMSTVGGVRLVTPVTVSAVKPTVTTLVVKGTTGVTTLGTVTGTVSSSLAGGTVDSSNASLVTPITTLGTIATLSSQVISPSAITVSAAQTSLTSASTQPSSTMTVQNQPTQVTLITTPSGVEAQPVQDLPVSILASPTSEQPSSTEAGAAGEGSGTVTLVCSNPPCETHETGTTNTATTSSATIGAGQVCSNPPCETHETGTTNTATTASSNMSALRVCSNPPCETHETGTTNTATTASANMGGVQKVCSNPPCETHETGTTNTATTASANMGGVQKVCSNPPCETHVTGTTNTATQASSNMNTGQTGTTQRVCSNPPCETHETGTTNTPSTATSSMGSDQTSTATGLVQRVCSNPPCETHETGTTSTPSTATSSMGGDQTSTTTGLVQRVCSNPPCETHETGTTNTATTATCNMETGEGTAAQQTEEGAESTSSTEVASTTAATGMVTTTQGRAITTVTQSTPAPGPSVPSISSITEGVSTAASSTEEPMQTDETASAEAAPAEEGATAMETQAEGEAAAATALNLPSELMSEGQAATLMVTGLSDEELAVTAAAEAAAQAAATEEAQALAIQAVLQAAQQAVMNEGDSTGESQQPTNIPIMLTQQELAALVQQQQQLQEAQAAAQQATVDTSLPTEGLAPADSLNDPSVESNGHNEMAAAVTSAVASLLPRTTAETLAPSSTFAPSVSVASPAKLQAAAALAEVANGIEGEKQGPQPTPVKPVVKKENQWFDVGIVKVTNMVVTHFYVPADDSHGDDDSGIMPDYSQMKKMELQPGTAYKFRVAGINACGRGAFSEISAFKTCLPGFPGAPCAIKISKSPDGAHLTWEPPSVTSGKIIEYSVYLAIQSNQTAEAKASTPAQLAFMRVYCGPNPSCLVQSSSLSNAHIDYTTKPAIIFRIAARNEKGYGPATQVRWLQESGKDAASAKPAPKRPGTSPDTKATGPKKARTDQ